A region from the Patagioenas fasciata isolate bPatFas1 chromosome 27, bPatFas1.hap1, whole genome shotgun sequence genome encodes:
- the LOC136113303 gene encoding LOW QUALITY PROTEIN: mucosa-associated lymphoid tissue lymphoma translocation protein 1-like (The sequence of the model RefSeq protein was modified relative to this genomic sequence to represent the inferred CDS: deleted 1 base in 1 codon) has product MLDWSMPLSSLGEDVVLQLCELLDNAGRGWRRLAEVAGAEKRFQCSVEELEMCSLKVLEPHGSPTRSLLQLLAERECTLKYLLGCLQRMGHAPACQVLSSAVQDVIHITVQPESQVVTEGTRVSLTCWATGPPGLVYQWFCGKQQVPGATASELVLDAAAPLGQPQWYICRVSCGAAFAFSRWAQVRVETSSSPDLSLCPLPSQRLLPHYGGATDPAATAAVPSGRGGHAGLECRAIGNPPPQYQWFRNQCPVEGAQTPQLQVKLVTTAERGSYSCRVFNLFHEVWSREVDVEIGPRLFTSGGSWQEGDGGSPESSSPGQLYATDKVALLIGNMRYLHHKQLKAPMVDVHALSALLRQLDFKVVSLLDLCKAEMQMAVNEFLLLLDKGVYGLLYYAGHGYENFGNSFMVPIDAPSSYTSAHCLCVQRVLRSMQQRRTGLNIFLLDMCRKRNLNDDVIPQVGALQVTANIVFGYATCADAEAYELSQDELSNGIFVTFLKRWLLEDEKITVLLDKVAEDMGTLEITRGRQALELRSNLSERRALTDPIRAPGRDESSARNLQWAKAHVLPESRHLRFDCGVTVQLGFAAEFSNIMIIYTRVVATPGDITQCEAKLTDIPEELDVDLKSTNKESPAEVGSPLAPTWSLGCPPCCLYSRLCGLQKLRQELVFTVCLQYRYRGMDDFVEERQRVSVGKPLIAKLNLRPAASPSPPHSPLSTSPPGSWGAEGGSWVNTPEENLSPEVPGSHSL; this is encoded by the exons atgctggactGGAGCATGCCCCTCAGCTCGCTGGGCGAGGACGTGGTGCTGCAGCTCTGCGAGCTCCTGGATAACGCCGGCCGTGGCTGGCGCAGGCTGGCTGAGGTGGCTGGGGCAGAGAAACGCTTCCAGTGCAG TGTGGAGGAGCTGGAGATGTGCTCGCTGAAGGTGCTGGAGCCCCACGGCAGCCCCACGCGgagcctcctgcagctcctggccgAGCGGGAGTGCACCCTCAAGTACCTGCTGGGCTGCCTGCAGAGGATGGGACACGCACCGGCCTGCCAGGTCCTCAGCAGCGCCG TCCAGGACGTGATCCACATCACGGTGCAGCCTGAGTCGCAGGTGGTGACGGAGGGGACACGGGTGTCCCTGACCTGCTGGGCAACTGGCCCGCCAGGGCTCGTGTACCAGTGGTTCTGCGGGAAGCAGCAG GTACCCGGAGCCACAGCCTCAGAACTGGTGCTGGACGCGGCCGCCCCGCTGGGCCAGCCCCAGTGGTACATCTGCCGGGTGAGCTGCGGGGCTGCCTTCGCCTTCTCCAGGTGGGCCCAGGTCCGGGTGGAGACCAGCAGCAGCCCCG ATTTGTCactctgtcccctccccagccagcGGTTACTGCCCCACTATGGTGGGGCTACAGATCCTGCGGCAACCGCAGCCGTGCCATCTGGCCGAGGGGGACACGCTGGT CTGGAGTGCAGAGCCATCGGCAACCCCCCGCCACAGTACCAGTGGTTCAGGAACCAGTGCCCCGTGGAGGGTGCGCAGACACCCCAGCTCCAG GTGAAGCTGGTGACGACAGCTGAGCGGGGCAGCTACTCCTGCCGCGTCTTCAACCTGTTCCATGAGGTGTGGAGCCGGGAAGTGGACGTGGAGATCG GCCCAAGGCTCTTCACCTCGGGAGGCTCGTGGCAGGAGGGGGATGGAG GCTCCCCGGAGAGCAGCAGCCCTGGCCAGCTGTACG CCACCGACAAAGTGGCCCTGCTGATCGGCAACATGCGCTACCTGCACCACAAGCAGCTGAAGGCGCCCATGGTGGACGTGCACGCGCTCAGCGCCCTGCTCCGCCAGCTCGACTTCAAGGTGGTCTCGCTGCTGGACCTGTGCAAGGCCGAGATGCAAATGGCTGTCAACgagttcctcctcctcctcgacAAGGGCGTCTATG GTTTGCTCTACTATGCCGGGCACGGCTATGAAAATTTTGGCAACAGCTTCATGGTGCCCATCGACGCGCCCAGCTCCTACACCTCGGCACACTGCCTGTGCGTGCAGCGGGTGCTGCGGAGCATGCAGCAGCGCCGCACCGGCCTCAACATCTTCCTGCTCGACATGTGCCGCAAGAG GAACCTCAACGACGACGTCATCCCGCAGGTCGGGGCGCTGCAGGTCACGGCCAACATTGTCTTCGGCTACGCCAC GTGCGCGGATGCTGAAGCCTACGAGCTGAGCCAGGATGAGCTCTCCAATGGCATCTTTGTCACCTTCCTCAAGCGCTGGCTGCTGGAGGATGAGAAGATCACGGTGCTGCTGGACAAAGTGGCTGAGG acaTGGGCACGCTGGAGATCACGCGCGGCCGGCAGGCGCTGGAGCTCCGCAGCAACCTGTCGGAGAGACGCGCTCTGACAGACCCCATCCGCGCGCCGGGCCGCGACGAGTCCTCTGCCAGGAACCTGCAGTGGGCCAAGGCTCACG tGCTGCCGGAGAGCCGGCACCTCCGCTTCGACTGCGGCGTCACCGTCCAGCTGGGCTTCGCCGCCGAGTTCTCCAACATCATGATCATCTACACCCGTGTGgtggccacccctggggacatcaccCAGTGCGAGGCCAAGCTCACCGACATCCCCGAG GAGCTGGACGTGGACCTCAAGAGCACCAACAAGGAGAGCCCGGCGGAGGTGGGCAGCCCCCTGGCACCCACCTGGAGCCTGGGCTGCCCCCCCTGTTGCCTCTACAGCCGGCTCTGCGGCTTGCAGAAACTGCGG caggagctggtgttCACCGTCTGCCTGCAGTACCGCTACCGCGGCATGGACGACTTCGTGGAGGAGAGGCAGCGGGTGAGCGTGGGGAAGCCGCTCATCGCCAAGCTCAACCTGCGGCCAGCAGCCTCCCCCTCGCCACCCCACAGTCCCCTCTCCACCTCCCCACCTgggagctggggggcagagggggggtcctgggtcaaCACCCCCGAGGAGAACCTGAGCCCCGAGGTTCCTGGCTCCCACAGCCTGTAG
- the MRPL54 gene encoding large ribosomal subunit protein mL54 codes for MAARVLLRAARLALPGPARGFAKKPGGKVKGKAVPKEALQGPEVCTDPTMLATHAMGVNYFKEGPEVALKPDSEYPDWLFKINLGPPKKLEELDPDSIEYWRRLRKYNTWHRNRLKKGKKL; via the exons ATGGCGGCGCGCGTGCTGCTACGCGCGGCCCGGCTCGCGCTACCCGGGCCGGCCCGTGGGTTCGCCAAGAAACCGG GGGGGAAGGTCAAGGGCAAGGCGGTGCCGAAGGAGGCCCTGCAGGGCCCTGAGGTGTGCACGGACCCCACCATGCTCGCCACCCACGCCATGGGGGTCAACTACTTCAAGGAGGGCCCGGAGGTGGCCCTGAAGCCCGACTCCGAGTACCCCGACTG GCTCTTCAAGATCAACCTCGGGCCCCCCAAGAAGCTGGAGGAGTTGGATCCCGACTCCATCGAGTACTGGAGGCGCCTGCGGAAGTACAACACGTGGCACCGCAACCGgctcaagaagggcaagaagctGTAG